The following nucleotide sequence is from Candidatus Eisenbacteria bacterium.
GCCGTCATCGATGAAAATCAGCTCCCGCTCGACCCCGAGGCGTTTGAGCTCCTCGTCCAGCCTCGAGTGGAGCTCCAGGAGACTCTCGGCCTCGTTATAAACAGGAATAACAACCGAGACCAACGAGACTGTCACCTTTCTCTCCTGAAGTTTTCCTTCGCCCATCCGGTCTGCCTCACGAGCCCATCGCCAATCTTCGTGCACGGCGAGAATCCCAGGACTGTTCTCGCAAGAGTCGTATCGGCCATTGTGTGAACCGGGTCTCCCTTCTCCGAGGCAATATAGCTGACTCTTGCTTTCCTTCCTAGCTCTTTTTCGATAATTCCAATGCATTCATTTACGGTAGTTCTCGATCCGCCCGCGATGTTGAAGATCTTTCCACTGAGTTCCCCGGTCATCGCAGAAAAAGTCCCTTCAACTGCATCCTCGACGTAGGTGAAATCCCTCGATTGATTTCCGTCTCCGTATATCTGTATTCCCCTGTCATCGAGAACCGCTTGAATAAACTTGGAAAGGGCCATATCGGGCCGCTGTCTCGGCCCATAGACCGTAAAGTAGCGGAGCGAAACACAGGGAACGCGGAAGTTCTGCCAGTAGAGCGTGCACAGATTCTCTCCTGCCAGTTTGGTGACTCCATAGGGAGAGAGCGGCCTTCTCTCGCTGTCTTCGGTGACCGGAAGGGTCTTTGCCTCTCCGTAAACCGAAGAGGAGGATGCATACACGAAGGAGACTATGCTGCGCCCCTTGAAATACTCAAGGAGCCGCTGCGTAAGATTCACGTTCAGAGACGTGTAAATCTCAAACTGACTGCCCCAGCTGGACCTCACCCCTGCCTGAGCCGCCAGATGAAATACG
It contains:
- a CDS encoding NAD-dependent epimerase/dehydratase family protein, coding for MPGKALVTGVAGFIGSHLAEKLLDKGFDVNGVDCFTPAYARELKERNLSGLSSSPRFTFLEDNLLTANLDKLCKDVRYVFHLAAQAGVRSSWGSQFEIYTSLNVNLTQRLLEYFKGRSIVSFVYASSSSVYGEAKTLPVTEDSERRPLSPYGVTKLAGENLCTLYWQNFRVPCVSLRYFTVYGPRQRPDMALSKFIQAVLDDRGIQIYGDGNQSRDFTYVEDAVEGTFSAMTGELSGKIFNIAGGSRTTVNECIGIIEKELGRKARVSYIASEKGDPVHTMADTTLARTVLGFSPCTKIGDGLVRQTGWAKENFRRER